In Streptococcus parasuis, the following proteins share a genomic window:
- a CDS encoding MATE family efflux transporter, with translation MNDLTKGRPIIVILRFTLPLLIGSFFQLAYNFADSMIVGHTLGEEAFASVGTAGSLIFLIVGFAQGLTSGLAIVTAQRFGARDTVGLRHSFVHGLFYSVLVSLILTVLSLIFLRPILELLQTPVNLIEHSYSFMVAIFGGMVFTILYNYLSAAIRSLGDSTTPLLALILACIINIILDFFFILNVGWGVFGAGFATVTAQAVSVLYLLFHIKRKIPQFHLTKSDWKLDKDNLKKHAQVGFPMGFQASIIAIGALTLQAMLNQLGTQAIAAQAIASKTDQLAMLPMINLGLAISTFTAQNYGAKEYKRILEGLKQALWIDIAWSIIYAILLIIFHGFFSSLFLPEASSEVRSLALSYFIINGSCYWILAILFIIRSFVQGLGKGFIPTLAGFGELIMRAGVAIIGLQLFGFYGVAAANPAAWIGSILVLIPSTIILSRKLKKGETI, from the coding sequence ATGAATGATTTAACCAAAGGAAGACCAATCATTGTTATTTTGCGCTTCACTCTTCCTCTCTTAATCGGTTCTTTTTTTCAACTAGCTTATAATTTTGCCGATTCCATGATTGTCGGCCACACCCTGGGTGAGGAAGCTTTTGCCAGTGTAGGGACGGCCGGTAGCCTTATCTTTCTAATTGTAGGTTTTGCTCAAGGATTGACCAGTGGGCTTGCCATTGTTACCGCACAGCGATTTGGGGCTAGGGATACTGTTGGCCTCCGCCATAGTTTTGTTCACGGACTTTTCTATTCCGTTCTTGTCAGTCTTATTTTAACTGTCCTATCACTCATCTTTCTACGTCCTATTTTAGAATTGTTACAAACACCAGTAAATTTAATTGAGCATTCTTATTCATTCATGGTAGCCATATTTGGTGGGATGGTCTTTACTATTTTATATAATTATTTATCCGCTGCCATTCGGAGTTTAGGTGATTCAACCACTCCACTTTTAGCTCTCATACTGGCTTGTATCATCAATATTATACTCGACTTTTTCTTTATCTTGAATGTTGGGTGGGGTGTATTTGGCGCTGGTTTTGCTACCGTAACCGCTCAAGCAGTTTCTGTCCTCTACCTACTCTTTCATATTAAACGAAAAATTCCTCAGTTTCATCTTACAAAATCTGATTGGAAGTTAGATAAAGATAATTTGAAAAAACATGCACAGGTTGGTTTCCCCATGGGATTTCAGGCAAGTATCATTGCAATTGGAGCTCTTACCCTTCAAGCAATGCTCAATCAGCTTGGAACCCAGGCCATCGCTGCACAAGCCATTGCTAGCAAGACAGATCAATTAGCTATGTTACCTATGATTAATTTAGGTCTGGCCATCTCCACTTTCACAGCCCAAAACTATGGTGCTAAAGAATACAAAAGAATTCTGGAAGGACTCAAACAAGCTCTTTGGATTGATATCGCTTGGTCGATTATCTATGCTATTTTACTAATCATCTTCCATGGTTTCTTCTCCAGTTTGTTTTTGCCAGAGGCAAGTTCAGAAGTTCGCTCTCTCGCATTGAGCTACTTCATAATCAATGGCAGTTGTTATTGGATTTTGGCCATTCTCTTCATTATTCGTAGCTTCGTTCAAGGTTTAGGTAAGGGCTTCATTCCAACCTTGGCCGGATTTGGTGAACTAATTATGCGAGCCGGTGTAGCAATTATCGGGCTCCAATTATTCGGATTCTATGGAGTTGCCGCCGCCAACCCGGCAGCTTGGATAGGAAGTATTTTAGTTCTCATCCCAAGCACAATTATCCTCTCCCGCAAACTAAAAAAAGGAGAGACTATTTAA
- a CDS encoding potassium channel family protein, protein MSTYTIGILGLGVFGTTIAKTLHKYDCNIIAVDNHEHQINQLESILTRGVVGDITDRSLLRAAGIENCDAVVVATGNNLESSVLAVMHSKMLGVPKVIAKVKGTTTKEVLLRIGADKVISPERETGISLAKHLIHRSTTSVFELGGNVSIVEFKPPKKWFGKTLAELQLRQNYKMNIIGYRCGENQELNIQLTPDYVFNEDELITAVTDHNTIDHFEDLTN, encoded by the coding sequence ATGTCAACTTACACTATCGGAATTTTAGGTCTCGGTGTATTCGGGACTACCATTGCTAAAACACTTCATAAATACGATTGCAATATCATTGCTGTTGATAACCATGAGCATCAAATCAATCAGCTTGAATCCATTTTAACAAGGGGGGTTGTTGGAGATATTACAGACCGCTCTCTTTTAAGGGCCGCAGGTATCGAAAACTGTGATGCTGTAGTTGTTGCCACTGGTAACAATCTCGAGTCAAGTGTCCTCGCGGTTATGCACAGTAAAATGTTAGGCGTGCCTAAAGTCATTGCCAAAGTAAAAGGTACCACTACAAAAGAAGTATTATTGCGCATCGGGGCGGATAAGGTTATCTCGCCTGAAAGAGAGACAGGAATTTCACTGGCTAAACACTTAATTCATCGAAGCACTACCAGTGTCTTTGAATTGGGAGGGAATGTTTCAATTGTTGAATTCAAGCCACCAAAAAAATGGTTTGGTAAAACATTGGCAGAGTTGCAATTACGTCAGAATTACAAAATGAACATCATCGGCTACCGTTGCGGTGAGAATCAGGAACTGAATATCCAATTAACACCAGATTATGTTTTCAATGAAGATGAATTGATTACTGCAGTAACCGATCATAACACAATTGACCATTTTGAAGATTTAACCAATTAA